Sequence from the Mugil cephalus isolate CIBA_MC_2020 chromosome 20, CIBA_Mcephalus_1.1, whole genome shotgun sequence genome:
gaactgcTTCAAGCGCTTCTTCTCTTGGGTGAAGAGGAACTTCAGCTGCAGGGTTGGCCCCGTGGAGTGAGGAAGGCTACGAAGAACGCCACAGATAAGCCACGTGGTGGAGCAATTTGTATGTTTGCAAGTTCTCCCCACGTGAGCATGGGTTTTccccgggtactccggtttctcCCATAGTCCACATGTGGACATTTAATCAGATTCAATTCTATATTGAATTCAATTAGATCCaattctaaattaaattaaattaaattaaattaaattaaattaaattaaattacaaatccAAAAtaacagtggtgtgaaaaggtgtttgcaCTCTTCCAgattttttccttatttttgcatgtttgtcgcAAGTATATGTTTAGATGAGACaagaaaatataagaaaaaggGTAAAAGAAGATAAGAACAGAAAAGGTAAGACGAGAAGagataagacaagacaagataagataatataGGGTGAGGTAAGGTAAGGTAATACTTTTTTCAAATGCTACATCAGCATCTGTCTAAAAAACTAGGGGCCAAAAGGAATTAAATcagacagagagcaggcagCAAAAAGTCGTtagcagtttttaaattaagtttttcatttttcagggaaaactaaatccaaacctgCATGGTGTGTGAGAAAGTAATTGCTTTGTGGAGTGGTTCTGGCCCACTCCTCTTTGCAGGATTGTTCACCACTGTGACTTCAGTCCTGCTGGGATGTtttggcatgaccttaaaaaggaggttcatgctggaaaactcTCCGACATGACTGACTCACAGCAAGTCTGTAAAGAGCAGTGGGCTTAGATGTATCCACAacgctgtaaaagactcattgcaagctATCGCAAACAGTTTGGatcagttattattttttacctttaataatgaaaaaccTTCAGttaaaaaactgcattttgccTGTGCTGATGAAACATTTTGCTGTGACAAATGTGCGAAAacataagaaatcaggaagggtgcGAGCACTTTTAAACGCcactgtaaattaaataaaatttaattaaactaaacccttttgtcttctgttgtttgtgtttctgcagttaCAACTGATTTATGACGTTTTTTGAAAGTTTAAGAACAACAGGGCTCTTTTAGTTCTCTTAGAGGTTGACGACAAGTTAGAGAGAGGACTAAATAGTTAGTTTATATAGGATTTATGTTAGTCTGAGTCTTTTACACGATAGTTTGACTTCTCAGGCCTCAACAACTGgtgaaagaacaaataaatactcTACTCACTGAGGAACAGGACGTTTTAAAGAGCGTTTTAATACTTCTGCTGAACCGAGTTTTAATCCAGCTATGATCCAACGATGGCGTCTGTCAAATAACAATGAGTCTCTCTAATTTACTCCAACTACACAACACATTAGTGGCCAATATGTATAATCTGCTGATCTGGTCACTTAAGCAGCGAAGAGGGTTGTTAATCAGTTTGAAATTAACAACAGATGCTCTAGAGGGGCAACAATGAGATGACACCTAAAGCAAGGAGACAGGCAGTTACTCTAGGAGAGCAGGTCGATGTCAACCTGCAGGTCTCTAGTCCAAAGAATTAGAAACAGACTTTATGAGAGAGGACAGGGGTTCCATGGAGTAATGGttagcactctggactctgaatccAGCGATCCGAGTTCAAATCTCGGTCGAACCTTCGTAGTTGTTGACAGACTGTGTTAGATGCATAtggcaaaagaacaaaaatgcaTAACTTGTTGTCTGGTGTTGTTCTTTAGTGATTTATTTCCTAGACTGCAAATACATGGATAAATTGGATGGATAATTTTATCTGTGGAAAAATAGGAAGAAGCGGGAGCAGAGAAAGACCAGGGATGGATCATGTAATATATAAGGTGTGACgtctgttgaaaaaaaaaaaaaaacaaagctagaCAGGGgttccatggtgtaatggttagcactctggactctgaatccAGCGATCCGAGTTCAAATCTCGGTGGAACCTGAATTGTCGTCTATGGTCGACACATGCCCTGAGTTCACCTCCATTCAATGTGCCTGAGGGTAGTTTTTTATGATCCCTGGGGGAAAGCAAACACAGGCAAGACATTTGCTTGTTACCTGGTGTTAttgtttggttatttatttgtgaGACTTTCTGGAGTTTGCCAATAACGTGCAAATGCATGGATAATTTTATCTGTATCGAGAATGTGAGCCACACGGCCAGGAAAAATAGGAAGACGAAACTGTCTTTCACCTGGGGGAAAGACCACAGATGGATTATGTGACGTATGAGGTGTGAGGTCTGTTGTTTTTAGactaaaaacaaagctaaacaggggttccatggtgtaatggttagTGCTCTGGACTCTGAATCCAGTGATCTGAGTTCAAATCTCGGTGGAACCTGTGTAGTCGTCAATAGTTGATTTCCTAAAAATGCTCCTGTAATAATACATGTACAGCAAAGAGCTACAATCTGAAGCGCTGCACAACGTCCTTAGCGGTGCCTTTTTATAAGTAaatagcagtgtgtgtgtgtgtgtgtgtgtgtgtgtgtgtgtgtgtgtgtgataacaACTACAAAGGAGTTAGGTTTATTCACTGGGGAAGTTtcccccgtgttttcctgatactgagctggagccgtaggctgaacACTTTggcacattttaacttttaatccaactttattctctgttattgcttCTTCTCTACGGGTGAacattggttagatgtatccaacatggcgcccatgaaacacgtgaccagctcagaaccaatcagcatagcgggataCCTCAGACGGTCCATGACTTGGGCCGGCTCTGACCTTAaacgtttgatttttttgagtGAGGGTTTGAATGTGTTTCTTGGGAATGtggattaaaagttattttaagtgaagaaacagaaaaataggcTGCTGGAGTTTGACACTTCAAGGATCGTGATTTTGAcaacacatacgcacacacacagacagtccAGTAGACAGATACAATGTAACAGTTTGTATACAGGCTTCTACTCAGTGTACTATAATAATAGAGTTTCTTTTTGTATTAATTGGGATTTGTATTTGCTATATTGAGACAtgcaaattttaatttttctcttaAGGGTCTGGAAGgttctttctcttcctgtaTTGGGAGTTTTTTCCCTCATATTTAGCATGAATTTAGTACAATCGGACCCCTCCTTGCTGGTGTTGCATGACAGATAAGAAACATCTCAACCTGCCTGAGAACGTCACTTTTGCACCCAGTGTACATAAACATATGTCAAGCATAAGCAGAAAGGAAGTGTGCAAGTGAGTGAAAATGTCCATACAAGGAAAACACAGCTTTACGACTGacctgtttatattttattttaattttttttttttgtgtgtgcgtgtgcttatAGTATTTTTCAAGTCGCACAAAGACACAAGTGACTCGACGAGACTTGATCCTCTGAATCCTCAAGGGCTGACGGCTCGTCTGGTCTCAGTGCTGCAAAGTGAGAGCACAGACGTGTTAGAGAAGCTGATGTTAGTGGTCGGTGCTGACACATATGTGTGAACTATGTTGCATTACAGCTGCAAAAATACTGGGtgcatttttagtttaattaaaaaaatgcacattataATTGAGTCAACTCAAGTTCTTTCAAAAGGTATAACTATGTTCAGCCCATCTGAAGAGGATGCACCTTCAGTCACACTCAGTAACCTCACATTAAGCTATTTAAAATTACTACATTACAATACAACAACATTATAATCCACCTTGAAATCCCAGATCACCATGGCTCCGTCCAGTCCCACGCTGCTGTACTTCTCCACTTTGTCTTTCGAGCCTGATACCACGCACAGCTgcctgcacaacacaacacacggAAGCTCTTCAAAAGCCAAACtggttttttattgtgataacATTAGCAATGCCTCAGTGGCCTCAGCTGGTTCAAGTGAGTGATTGTTAGATATTGAGTAACaactaagaaaagaaaagaaaatgcaagaGCGAAGAGGGATTGTTGTACAGACAAAAGAACTCACAGTGAGGTATTAATGTGTTGCTACAGAGGCGCACAGCTGTGACATAGAAATATGCactaaagtaaatgaaaatcCAAATGAATAGGAAGTTAAAACTTGAGTTTTTCCAAGTGGTGGTGCCACTGGATTTAGATGGAAATGATCTATCTTTTTTTATGCGGTTCTGACGCGTGTCCTTTGGgaatttaatgcttttattttgttaatcgACAGCAGTTAAATCacaggaaatgacagaaacatgcGCGATGGCGTGCAGCAAAGGCCTCCTTGGTTAAATtcagtgaggagaaaaaaaaaccctgtctTACGTGATGCTGTTCTGGTGGAGGGTGTTCAGGTCGCTGGTGTCCTCGTCAGTGGCCTTCTTGTCCAGGTTGCGGAAGTGTTGCATGGCCGACATGCTGCCCTTTGAGGTCTGCTTGGGGATGTCCAGTTTCTTCACGAACTCCAGAGATCCCGGGCCTTTATATGTGTACTGGTAGGGGCAGCAGTCATGGCCCTgacattgaaaacaaaaaagaggacTTGGTATCTTGATTTTTCAAAGAAGACTGAGATGATGCCCAGCGTTCATCATTTTTTCATTGTTAATACAGAAATATTAATTACTAGCTCCTACATTTTGGCTTTTAGTTATTTATGCATGGAGAAGGTAATGGTTACCGCAGCAACAATCTCAGTGGGGTTGACATAGAGGACGCTCAGCAGAGGCAGACGGTCAGTGGTCAGCTGGGTGACCCTGAAGAGGAGAGGCATTTTAACGTCAACACTCAGccacaacacaaaataagacGTGCAATTTTATACTGGTTGCACTCACTCCTTCCCCTGAGTGGCATCGGCCACAGAGATGCTGCTGTTGTGGGCCACCCAGGCCAGCTGGTCTCCGCTGGGGGAAAAGGAGACGCTGTGCACCCACCCACCGCAGTCCTTATGCTCCAGCAGCACCTCCCCGAAAGGCATCTTAGCGCCCCAGGCGGTTGGTCCAGGCTTCTCCTCGATGTCCTTTATGTAGGCCGAGAATATCCTGAGAAATGCGGAAACAGAGATCGTTCAGCGGGTTCACGTTGACAATTAACCAAAGCTTCACTTTATACCCTTCATAGTTTTTGAGGAAGCCTCACCTGCAGTGAAGGTCTGCAGACCCAGCAGCCAGTAGGATGTTGTTGGGATGCCAGGTGAGACTCAGGACAGTGGAACGCATGGGCTTCTTGATGTGCTTACTCAGCCACCTTAAGGACAGGATGAATGGTAAGACGCCATATCTGAACTCGCTTTGATCTTTTAACACTGTTGTTCCCTCTCTACCCTCATGCTTCGTTCAACTTTACATGCAAAACATGAGTAATTAAGGCTTGATGTTGCATTTCTCACCAGTCGTTCTCCTTCTCGAAGTAGCAGACGGAGATGAGCCTGGCGCCGCTGCCCAGGGCGAACTTGTTCTCCAGCGGGGACCACTTCACGCACGTGGCCGCACGGTTGATTCGCACCAGGACCAGCGTCGGCTTCCATGCTCCGTCCTTCAGGGTCCACACGTAGGCATTGCGGTCGGAGGCGCACGTCACAATGCGGTTGGACTCCGGGGCCCAGTCGATGCCTGTGGATGAGGTTTATAAAAGCATGAACATCCAGTGCTCCTTATAAGGAAATATGTTCCACCTTTGCTTGTAAAAGGTGTCAAACACATTCCGTTgcttcaaaaaaagaagagaatgcATTTAAGGCTGCACCTGGAGGctataaatgcttttaatgctTTCATCGGTGACTCTCTACTTCCTGAGTTTTGCTCTACACGTTGCAGTAGGCAACACCGGTTCAGTACCTGTGATTCGTCCACTGTGCTCAGTCAGCTCGTGGATCTTGACCCATTCTTTGCCTTTCTTCTCATAGATGATGGCCACATTGTTGTTAGGACTCACGGCAATCTCTGCAAGGAAACATGTAGTCAATTTAAGCTGCCGTACTTTTTACTgtaagaaaaagacaaataagttTCTAATGTCCtacaaatgttttatgtatGGGTAAAGGTTCATCCTCTAGGGAGCATCTATCAGTTATAGGAGTTTAAAATGATAACATGACAAATCACATCACGTTACCCTTGGCAACATTAGCAGAGAGCAGGGCACCAGTAGGTACTGGTCACTTTAATGGTCCAGATATGTCAAGGGTTGCCATGAAATCTTGTGCATGGTCCCCATCCCCTGGATAAATTTTACTGCAGTCaccttctcattttttttaattttcccactGGGCAAAATTCCTTTGTGCCTAAATTGACACACCCGAAAAACCAATAACAATCTCGTCAGACTCTGGGCGCTCAGACATTAACGCTAATTAGCTCATGTTAGCATGTCTGTATAGAGTCTCAGTCCAGGACATTGGTGATCTAAAATGTAACAGTATGCTAATTGTTATGCAAGCAATCTAATATTATTGCCAGAATAGGCCTACTCACAATTTCATTAGCCTGTGTGTTTATGCCTTTGAGTTTAATGCATATAGCTCATGTTAGCACGCTAATGTATCTTTGAAGAGTTTAACCCATGTAGctcatgttagcatgctaatatgtCTGTTCAGAGTTTAACGCATATAGCTAACGCATGTTAGCTCGCTAATATACCTTTTAAGAGTTTAACGCATATAGCTCATGTTAGCATAATATATCTGTAAAGAGTTTAATGCATGTAGCTGATATTAGCATgcaaatatgtctgtgaagagTTTAATGCATATCGCtcatattagcatgctaatatgtCTGTGAAAAGTTTAACACATATAGCttatattagcatgctaatatatTAAACAAACATGGCAAACAGAAGCCATGATCCTGGCATCATTATTGCTAATACTTAGTGGTGAACTTGTCAGACGTGCAAAACAAGTCAGTGATAATGCACTGATAATGTGGAATACTTCAACGGCAGTAGACATCCATTCCAACTGGAGTGCAGACATACACATGCATTAAAGCTCTTTGTGTCCATTTCCTGGATTGATAATTAGATCCCCAGTGGTTCCCTAGGCAACATTAAACCTGCAGTGCAGAGCTTCTCCTTCCAGATGCATCCGTAATTAATAATTACACCAGTGGTTACCTCAAATTGAGGGGGTGGTAAGCTTGGGTGGGGTCATGTATCCGAGCAGGCCGCATTGGAAGTATGGTTTCACCTTGTTACTCTATATGGAAATGCAGTTTGTACGTAATAGCTTTGCTGTTCCACTTACGGCTTCTGTCTTTGTTCCAGGCATGGCACGAGAGCGGCTCCAGGCCAAAGCTGTACAGAGACATGTCTGAGCAGAAGCAGGAATGCGGCTGATGTCAGGGCTGGTCTGCAGATGTGCTGCTGCACGTCCCAGGATGTAATcagagagaaaggcagaggTACACTTAGTTTGAgagtgactttttttaaaaaaaaaatgaaaagaaaacggTAGTTTGTCATATGTTGTTTTTGAGTCAATGATATTGCTTCACCTGGTGGTATAAAATATAGATCAAATATAAATGTGACATGCATTTATTCCACACCAGTTCTGTATCACATACCCTTAAGTACACCCAGGGATTTGCACAAACTTCTACAGCACCTTCACGTAACTCCTTGTTGGCTAAGTGAGCAATGACCGTGGGCTAACTACACCTTTATCAGGTGTGGCTCACACTGTGCAAACACGTTCTAACTGTTGTGTTTGGGGGTTTCTCGGCCTGCTAGCAATGATATGTTCTTGTATGGAAGATTTTTGAATACAGTGAAGCcagttttacattattatattaaggaggaaaagagagtaGCATTGAAGAGTCTTGAAGATATGCTTAAATACTGGTATTAGTACATTCCAAGCATTTCTTCAAGtggtgttattgttattatcttGGTTTAAACAGACACTAGCAGAGTAAATCAGTGATGAGACGCAACATCCTTTAGGTTTGACAGACAGCTTTCACTTGAATAATACATTTCTGTGGTTGTATGAGTCAGATGtaagacataaaaacactttgactggcaattataattatttaataatacaTAAACAATGGGATCTAACTTTATTACTTACCTTTGCTGTGAACGTGTGGTCAGGTGGATTTAGTGGCGGTGGAAAATGCAGGGCAGCATTCGTGGACTCTGGGCAGTCGACACGAATAGTGCTGTGCAGTCTGGCCTGCAAGGAAGTGACTGCGTTATCACTAGAAGGGAGTGGAAGAAAGGTGGGTGTGTCTCCTAAGAGCTGTTGAGCAAGCATCTGGAGCAGGTTTGTCGAAGACAAATCCCTCCAGCTGGCTGTCGACAGCCTCCAATTATATGTGACGATTTGTTCGAAAACAAACcatgtgttttgtgatttttttttttctgataaggCTTAAAAATCATAAATTTCTTTATTAGCTAATACACATTTTGTCAACATAATATCAGCAAATGGTCGGTATGTGAGAGGAATCCAGAGAATTTTCATTGCATTTgtgttaaaatagaaaaaaaaactaaaataaaataaataaatcttacctttgttttagctttgttttgtttttcacatgacctggatgactgaggtcCTTCACAGACACGTGACACAACATTATGTTGTCGACAGTTGCATGTCAGACCATTCTGCACACCTTTGTggtgtcttctttgtgtctgtAGGCCTCCAATTTGGCCTGTTCATCGACAAACACTAAGAGTTACGTTTTGAAGATCTCTAATTACAGCCAGCTAGCTGGTAGCATTAGCTAAGTCCCATGTTTACTATACTTAAACAATCACCGCCTCCCTTTAGACAGAactagtttttattgtttggtaaaggggtcttcaaggtttttcaggccaaggacccccaaactgatggagggattaagtagggaacctctacttactatatgtgttatacaTTGAACTCGACccactgctatttataaatatacattattattatcattttgcattcagtattaagctatctcctatccctttactaaaatatgttgggttcatgttaatgtgtatttaaagaaattcaaatttgtggggggaaattaaaaaaatcataccaaaaaatgtctcatcaaccaaagatttagcgaccccccccccgcagtaccACCGCAGACCCCCCAGGGGTCGCAGAcaccatgttgaagacctatggtttagtACATTACATACGTaaaacttttattgtttttattatttattaaaatatagaGGGAAAAGggaatatttctatttctatttatttctatttctatttatttttttttcacatgtagACCACTATAGAAACTctactagattttttttttttttttattcaagatGATCATGACATTATGAAAATAGTAACATAtgtgaatgttcagatgagatggACAAACAAGGAGACCCTTCTGTGTGCcctttgtctcctctccttttcaAAGCTGACAAAGACAATCACAAAAATATTTCCCTCTGCTGATGTGTTGTGGCACTTGTTCAGAAACAACTGTGTTTCACAGACTGGAATATTCACAGTAttgtacataaaaaacaaacaaacaaaaaccctcATAGAATCTTCACATTGATGTAATCAGATCTTACTGTGAACAACTTAATTGAGGCTTAACTATACAGAACAAACTCCTTCACACCTCTCTGCACCCCAGGGTCCTGtaccggccgctagagggcggTAGAGTAAAGCGGTGACTGAGTGAGCAGACTTACAGATTGACATATGAGCTCTGGGAGGAATATATTGAAACAATCAGTCGTGAAATGTTAATTCATTATGAAAAACACAGCTCCCACCATGTTTGGCTCCTTTATCTAATGAACTGGGCTAACAGTTAAAACACAGAGAGTGACTGCATCTGTCAGATGAATGCAAATGGTACAATTAAAACATAAACTCAAGTAAAGCGTAAATATTTGACTAACAAAGATCTAACTAATGCCAGGACATTTATTGGTAGGACGTGAACGGAATGGGTTGAAGGGATGGGAAGACTTGAATGTGTACATGGATGATGGTCTTTAGATGCAGAGGAATTGAGGAAATAAGATTCAGGCTGGAGGCCGTGCTTCTTCGTGGCAAATTGTTGGTTTAATTCACTACATTTTCTGTAACTCGACGGTTTGTCCACTGGAGAGGATGTAGGACACCACAACTATCAGCACAGTGCACTCTCCCTCTTCTCTATTGTCCTCTTGTCTTCTGTTACATCTTCCAGCCTGTATGTATATGTCAATCTAGAGCTTTTTTCCTGTGTCgctgtcttcttctttctccgtTTCTGCCCTTTGTGTTCAATGTATGTGCCGTATGTGTTGTCTCCGGCCTCCTGGCAGTTGGCACATCTCATCAATCGCAACTCAACCCAAGCTTCCTCTTCACTTGTTGACAGAAGGTGCacgatgcagcccgacacaggcACGCACGCAAAAATGGTCAAGAAACatcagcgcaaggtgttgacccggcgtccaaattcactagatccatgAACCACAACACATGAAAACCACTCATGAACCGTAGATACACAACGATCAAATTACACTCAGACTGCACAACTGTGGAATGAAAGTCTTTGTTGAGTGTCTTATCTTCTCGGTTACTGAGGAAAAATTCCTGCAGCAACACATTCCAGATGTATTTGTATCCAACCTGAACATGCTTGAAACTGGGACATTCTCAGATGCCATAGTTGCTCCAGAGTAACTCCAAGTGAGCACGGCTCAAAAGAAAACGGAAGGCGACACCAGCCGGAGCTAAAGGAGGCTGCAGTAGTTccttgaaagaaaatgtttgttaaTACCTTTATTTGACTCTATTACTCTTATATGTTTGCCCTCAGAGACAATGTTTAACTGCGGCCTTAGTTATGGCAACCACAAAAAGCAGGAAGCAGGTTTCCTGCGGTATCCGGCTACTGTTTCCTGTACTGTCTCTATAATCGGCCattgtctcctcctccccctccttctccagGCCTCACACGCAAGATGAAAGTTGTTAACATCATCAAAACGACAGTtggtttttcaaaataaaacaagacgtGTCAAGTTAAAATGACGGGAAGTGGCGTGTGGTGTCTTTTTGCATGCCTGGTGGACAAAAACATGCGGACAAAAACTACTCCCATCagaagaggtcaaaggtcacccaTCATGAGTCAGTGGGACAGTTTCCCACAGGAGAACCGACATGGCCGCCTTTAGTAGTGGAAAATCTGCAATAAAACTTTGATAAACACAGTGATTCTTAGAACTGACCACAAAACTGGTGACTAATGGACATTGGTTTGTGTCTCTCCGGTGAGAATCCAATAGATGGcaatgaaagaaacaaacactgactgCATTAAAAAGTCTTTGCTTTGATGCAACTTTTTGGAATAGTTATGAGCTAGGTAGGCTGACTTCCTAACTATCGCCGCTGTATATTTAGAGAGATGAATTAAAGGTGAATGAATCCAATAAAATGTTTGATACTtccagagaagagaaggagtGTGTTGACATTTTAAGGTGTATCCTGACTGAGACGCTTAATGACACTGTGGGCTTAATTGTCAGTGGTTTCAGCcaaaccaaaagaaagaaaaagatttttctgCTACAGATGAACTAATCCTGCTCCTCAAAGTGGTACCAGGTTGATGTTTTCCTTCATTCTAGTGTGAATTGGTGAAAACCTCCAGTTCTGCAGAAGACataacatgttttaatttgacttcCTTGCGCGAAGGAAATGACTGTCGCATCCCCAAGGGGAGGATCGTCCTGCACCAAGCCCAGACTCTTTAATCACTCCAATCTTCTCCGTGCATGGACCTTATCTGATGAAGCATATTTAGCTCACTCTGACTCTCTGTTTAGTGCAGCATTGCTGGGCCAGGACAATGGCCACAGACTGTTAAATCTAAACTGATTCAAGAGGTCATCATgctgatttcatttgaaatgtatGCTCTATTAAACCTATGTAGCTGTTTTTATCACAAACATCAGTTCTATTTACGGTATAACATATTTCCATCTATTTACACTGCACTGAAGTGACGTCACTCTGTTGTGATGTGAATGTTCTTGTCACAGTTGATTGTGCAGGAGCAGGTTCTTTTTCTAATCCTGAAGCTAAAGTTGTGCCTTGCATGAAGGTGTACTTCAAAGTGATCTGGTTAACCAGCTGGTCCTGCTTCGGGGGGGAACAGGGTGTCACCTGTGTGAGCAGGAAAGAGGACCAGACAAGACCGGGCAAGGCAGGAACAGCGGTTTATGCAATAAAACGCTAAACTAGAAGAACTAGAAGCATTCGGGACATTTGTTCCTGCTCAGATGAAGTTTTAACAGGATTGTCAggtttctctttgtgttagcgTCTTGAGTTGGCACACGTTCGATGGcacataaataacacataaataTGAGGTCCAGGTGACCTTTAATATTTGCCATTCCAtgacaaaatacacaatatttatttgatatgtGAACTTTATACGTAACCATTGTGCAAGCACCTTCTCGTCTACTTACATTATGACTTCCATTTGTatcctcacctgtctctgtGGTGTTTAAAGAACCCTGCCTTGTAGCTTATGACGTGTTTCATACGTAGTAGTCCA
This genomic interval carries:
- the zgc:86896 gene encoding actin-related protein 2/3 complex subunit 1A-A → MSLYSFGLEPLSCHAWNKDRSQIAVSPNNNVAIIYEKKGKEWVKIHELTEHSGRITGIDWAPESNRIVTCASDRNAYVWTLKDGAWKPTLVLVRINRAATCVKWSPLENKFALGSGARLISVCYFEKENDWWLSKHIKKPMRSTVLSLTWHPNNILLAAGSADLHCRIFSAYIKDIEEKPGPTAWGAKMPFGEVLLEHKDCGGWVHSVSFSPSGDQLAWVAHNSSISVADATQGKEVTQLTTDRLPLLSVLYVNPTEIVAAGHDCCPYQYTYKGPGSLEFVKKLDIPKQTSKGSMSAMQHFRNLDKKATDEDTSDLNTLHQNSITQLCVVSGSKDKVEKYSSVGLDGAMVIWDFKH